In Lactuca sativa cultivar Salinas chromosome 5, Lsat_Salinas_v11, whole genome shotgun sequence, the DNA window tagttcttcatgttgggctaaacccatggagtaacccatggatactccatggaggttttaacccatggagcatgaataATATGGAtggtcatgagttacatggtgtaatcctaatagccacaatatataaggaccccatggctcaagaaatcgggtCTAAGGATTCacatatgagggctagccgatttgagcataagaacttctctctcaagttattccaagttgttggtggtgttgtgtgaaccatttgaggtgtcacacttggggtactagactcttaagctccatgaaatcaagctacaacacaaaaggtatgttactGTAACTAGTGTCTTATTTGGTATATGAAACTGCATGCTAGTTATaagtttaatgccttggaatccatttgcatgtataattagtgaaaacatagatccaaggtatttaggggtGTATgttcaccataggatgttgtagtataccaaaacccatcaattaaatcatatgaattcatattaatatattagaacttataatatattagtaaatcataaataacatcTTCTCAAAAGTCAGTCCTATTAAATTGTCCTtgtgatatgcaacccgaaatggaccatgccactctcgggtcaagtacataccaattatagttatgggcttagacacctactcCAACATCGAGTTCCTTCAAGGTCCATAAAACTGAAATCTCAAGTCAACTTGTCAAGTTACCCGagtaactcatcgagttcttcagtGTCTAAGGGTCGAAAACTCTAAGACGAAATCTCTAGACTGAAACCCCTAATCAGCTCACCGAGATCACTCAGGATCTCGAAAACAGGTGGACcttgcccgactcgtcgagttagctaagcaactcgtcgagtcccttcagtccttttcATGTTCAGTCTTTTCTAGGGGAATTCAAGAttccaaactacagatccagcccttgagtgtgtagttaccaagtaaagttgccaactttatgttcatgcaaGGCCTTAAGAGGCTAAAACACCCAAACTTAGTTTTATACAAAGTTTAGAGCATGGAGAAAGGCTAAGACTAGATAAAGTGAGCAAATTTATGTCCATGGAGGTCTAGAGATGTCTGTATCTGGAactctattctcataacaagtTCCAATCCAAGAATGACACCATTATGCACCAAAAGTGGTCATTTACTTCCATAAAATGAGATCTAAGCAACTAAATATCAAGATattaactttatacctcaagatggtCACCAATACagagtagatgtcggatctactacTTCTCTCCTTACTCATTCTTCTTTAAGCTTTAAAATCCTTcacaaccacaccaaaatcactctctctctctctctctctctctcattcaaGAAGGTATAAGGatcgaactagggtttctctgggttGTAAGAACGATGAGAGATGCTACAAATGagccataagttctttaaatagggtacaaatccATGAAAATTAGGATTTCTCTTTACAGCGTCTACTCGTCAAGTTGGgccttccaactcgccgagtagatcctAAGTCCCATATCCAAAAACGATTTCTACTCGATGaattggagctccccaactcgtcaagttccggtctaaaaccctaaattactTAGAAAATCAAATGATACCTGGAACATGccttacaaatctcccccacttgaactagacttcgtcctcgaagtctgctgacgCGAACAAATCCGGATAGTGATCTCGAATCTCTtcttccggctcccatgtccatttggagccccttcggtgctgccattgcacctttacaaaCTTCACCTCCTTGTTCCGAAGAACCTTGGTCTTCCTATCCAAAATTGCAATgggcctctcaatgtagttcagactCTCATCCGCCTAAATTTCGTCTAGAGAAACAACCGCAGCCTCGTCTGTGACTCACTTCcaaagctgagacacatggaagttGTTGTGTATCTGGCTAAGCTCGTCCGACAGATCCAAGAGACAGGCCACCTTGCCTACCTGGGCAGtaatcctgaacggcccaatatatcggggacctAGCTTTTCTCTCTTCCGAaacctaatgacacccttccatggtaACACTTTCAGCAAGACGAAATCCCCTACCCGAAACTCAAGATCCGATCGGCACCAGTCAGCATAGTTTTTCTGGAGGCTCTATGTGACTCATAGTTTAtcacgcacctgctgaatcaactcagtcgtcttgagcaccaccttggTGCTCTCCATGACCCAGTGgcctacctcaccccaacaaacaggggtcctacacctcagaccatacaacatctcaaacgaTGGTCGATCGATattagcatgataactattgttgtatgaaaactttgCGAGTGGGAGGTTTATATCCTAACTCCCTCCAAAGTCCAACACGTattcccgaagcatatcctcgagtgcTTGGATCGTcttctcactctggccgtctgtctgggagTGGTACGTTGTGCTGAAATATAATtaagtgcccagttcctcatggaacttcttccaaaatctagatGTAAATCGAACATCTTTGTCAGAGACtaccgacactggcaccccgtgtttAGCCACCACCTCTAGCACATAAATATCTACCAATTTCTCTGCGGATATGCTCTCGgagatcggaataaagtgggcactcttcgtcaacatgtccacaatcacccatatggcatccacacCCCTCGTTGTCCTTGGTAACTTCGTAGTGAAGTCCATGGtcatctattcccacttccacgtAGGAATAGGTAACGACTGAACTTTTTCATACGACCGCTAATGTTCGACCTTGACCTtactgcaggtcaagcaccgcttcACGAACCAAGCaatctcccgcttcatgtagggccaccaatagctcagtctcagatctctatacatttttgtagctcCTGGATGGATAGAGAAATTAgattgtgtgcctcctccaatatCATATGTCTCGCTCCCTCGTTGACCGGTACCCACACTActggagcattagtgagcccaaatggcatcaccacaaactcatagtgcccgtacCGAGTCGTGTAAGTTGTCTTTGGTATATCCTTATTCcaaatcctcatctgatggtaccccgactgaagatcaatattggaaaaccaagacacaccctgcagttgatcgaacaaatcatcaatccttggtagcggataacggtttttcaccgttagcttgttcagctctcgataatcaatacacatcctctGTGACCCTTCCTTCTATTTCCCGAACAGGATTGGTGTTCCCCACGAGGAACTGCTCGAACAGAtaaaccctcggtctagcagctcctgaagctacatagatagctcctgcatctcgggcggaGCTAGCCAGTATggttccttggctatcggagcgacACCCAACACTAATCAatgtgaaactccacctgcctctccagaggtactccaggtaactcctccggaaagacatcccGGAACTCCTGTACAGCTGGTACACTGCCCCAAATCCGTTATGGTCTCACCCTTGTATCTGAGATATATGCCAGAAATCCcaaacaaccctgctgaagaagtctcctagccctcgcagctGAATAGTGGGTTGGCCCCTATGAGGCCCACTCTCCATAAATAACCAGCTCTCCCCAAattggggttcgaaccctcaccaactggcgctcacagtcaatcatggcCCCATTAGCCCTAACCAGTCCATCCCTCGCAATGGTATCGGGACTAGATCAACACGAAACCTCTCCCCAAGCACATTCAAGACACAGTCCCGATACACCCTCGCAACACTCACAGTGCGGCTGtccgcaatctcaacctcaagCGGGGAACCCAAAGTCCCCGACGCATCCCAAAACTTCTTGCttagcgcaagagatacaaacgattgggtagcacccgaatcgaatAGAACGTGAGACGACATACCATTaacaaaaaggtccctatacataaGAACAATATACACATAAGCAATGCAAATAAATATAGAGCAGGAAGATAAAATACGTACCAGCCATAACGTCTGGTGttgcccgagcctcctcggtggTCAACTGAAATGCATGAATCTTCATCGCAGGAGCATCCGCCTTAGCAAGGTGGCCATCAGTTATCCTCAGTGTGGCGGGAACAGGCACTACGACTACTCCTCCCCCTTCCTGCAACCTCGGGCATTCGACCTTTTTATGGCCAGTCTtgttgcagtggaaacaaatcaagcccttcttggggcaatccctactcACATGGCCTAGATGACCACATGTATAAACTACCACGCTCGTCCCCCAACAAGCTCCACTACGAGatctcccacacttggcacatCGGCCACGGCCCTGTTGGCCCTTACTGGATGAATCcaaggtcttaggctttttagcctgactTACTGTTGTTTGTGCCTGCTCGGGTTTCTGCTTGGTACGgaactccaactccatctcctgCTCACGGGCCTTCTCCACAATCTCGTTCAAGGTTTTGCACTCTGGAAAGCTCACAAATTCACGAATATCATCCCCcatcatggaatgatacctcgtccACCTCATGTCCTCATCTGCAGCATACTACGGGATCAATAGTGCTCGTTCtcgaaacttggcagtgatctgcGCCACAGTTTCGGTGGTCTGTTGAAGctcctgaaactccctcaccaaACATTGCACCTCAATAGACGGTGCAAACTCCAAATTAAAGCTTCTTACAAAATATGTCCATGTCATCTCAGCCAGACCGTCTGCCCCCACCTGGCTAGTCACCTctccccaccaatctcgggctcgATCCTTCAGCATACATGAAGCAAACCCCACCTTCATTGTATCTGGGCAAGAACTCATGTGTTGGGTGTTCCTATGTCCGCCCACCAACATCAACTAACTATGGCGTCCCTGACCCCAAAGAACTCTGGTGCCCCACACGCCttgtgtaacgcccatagatttgggctagtcaatttacagataataggggtcgaaaatgactttttgataaaatattatttagaataaataatattaactaagttgtagaatatgtatcaatggttccatacatataaagaacgcctaaatccaagttatagcgaagaagttatggctcgttgaagttttacggcaaaaccagcacgacaccgggagacgtaaatagtgaatttacgatagagtgatttTTAGCATTAGCGATCTgagtgaaagttgtagaatatgttaaaccgagaacatccataaaaagaacgcccaaatctgacttcgtatgaggaagttatgatttttcgaagtttcggcttatcAATATACAcgccgaaattcgaatattagatcaagcggtttttagccaacacaacctaaatgagaatcaaagatctcattaatagtagcgtaacgataaaaagatagacaaaaacagacgtcggatgaagatgttatgaatttttaacggaccaatcgtgtcccggtctattaataatataacttttaacataaagtcaaaattagtcgatggagtctaaacgaaagttatagagtacgttcccaccttcgggtggatacaaagaacgtcaaaacagagctcgtatgcgaaagatatgatttttagaagtcggagtgTAAAATTGCGAAATCTGCGAGAAGTTGATGACATGGCTGCTTTTGAGCCGTTGCTTGGTGACCAAGGCTTCGCATCGGGTCACGCCACGTAGCCTCACATTACGCACCGAGTACGAGATCCGGTACGCACCGCATACCTTCGGCCTTATCCTTCCGACGAGTGTGAGACAGCTGGATCCGAGGTGGAAACCCTATCCGAAGTTACCCCCCGCttagccaaggattacgcccagcgtagtccgaggcctcgtaGGCtataaaaaggggggggggggggcgagtGTTCCGACTTTttcacacatttctcacttctctctctagtttctttctctctctagctcccctaaaccctaaataaaacccctagcacccaaaggaagccccgaggctcccggagtcccgaggaaaagggtctttcggtttcgaaacgctgctccgagcaaagcccagttttctttaaaatccgctgtaagtgagctacgcttatgcaatttttaatatagctttcaaataattatagtaatgttattaggtccttaaaataattatttgggctatt includes these proteins:
- the LOC128126043 gene encoding uncharacterized protein LOC128126043, with protein sequence MGDDIREFVSFPECKTLNEIVEKAREQEMELEFRTKQKPEQAQTTVSQAKKPKTLDSSSKGQQGRGRCAKCGRSRSGACWGTSVVVYTCGHLGHVSRDCPKKGLICFHCNKTGHKKVECPRLQEGGGVVVVPVPATLRITDGHLAKADAPAMKIHAFQLTTEEARATPDVMAGTDLFVNGMSSHVLFDSGATQSFVSLALSKKFWDASGTLGSPLEVEIADSRTVSVARVYRDCVLNVLGERFRVDLVPIPLRGMDWLGLMGP